One segment of Rhodopirellula baltica SH 1 DNA contains the following:
- a CDS encoding protease complex subunit PrcB family protein, whose product MTNCIACQVLTILFCFASGCVQSKVDDLPIVDGEQVPVRQTIDVGRVMPAGVHVIQSVDDFVELTGQPAYAASRAFQSVDFSSESVVIAARGECSTTGYSIRIVGIALSEDVLNIYLREGSPRGNGPVGMAMTYPTHAIVVSKLPNVIKVISNKLEDE is encoded by the coding sequence ATGACCAATTGCATTGCGTGCCAAGTTCTTACGATCCTTTTTTGTTTCGCCAGCGGATGTGTCCAATCGAAGGTGGATGATCTTCCAATTGTTGACGGGGAGCAGGTTCCAGTTCGTCAAACCATCGATGTCGGTCGGGTGATGCCGGCGGGCGTTCACGTGATTCAGTCAGTCGACGACTTTGTTGAACTGACAGGCCAGCCTGCTTACGCAGCCTCGCGAGCTTTTCAATCGGTTGATTTTTCAAGCGAATCGGTTGTGATCGCCGCCCGCGGGGAGTGCAGTACGACTGGTTATTCAATTCGAATCGTCGGCATCGCACTCAGCGAGGATGTTCTAAACATCTATTTGCGAGAAGGTTCGCCGCGTGGGAATGGGCCCGTCGGCATGGCAATGACTTATCCGACACACGCGATCGTCGTTTCAAAATTGCCCAATGTGATCAAAGTCATTTCGAACAAGTTAGAGGATGAGTGA
- a CDS encoding efflux RND transporter permease subunit produces the protein MLDRIIQFSLRNRLLILVAAAIMLGVGTWQTSQLPIDVFPNLNRPRVVVITEAHGMAPEEVETLITFPLETAFNGASGVEAVRSSSGIGLSVIYIEFGWNTDIYNDRQIVNERLQLASEQLPDGVKPTLAPISSIMGQILMYGMWSEGGETEPMEVRTMADWVVRQRLLTVPGVSQVFTMGGGRKQFQVLIDPDKLIQFGLTIEDVHTAVNESNMNATGGYLDDQGANELLVRGLGRITSLDELKQIAITMRAGRPVTLADVARVVEGAQVKRGDSSAFLRDEAGNVEGGPAVVLTINKQPGSDTRKVDQAIAEALEELRVSLPGDIRIANVYSQRSFIDRAIENVVEALADGGVLVLVILFLFLLNFRTTFITLTAIPLSIISTACVFAIFGLSINTMTLGGLAVAIGELVDDAIVDVENIFRRLKENRHLDNPRPVLRVVYDASVEVRSSVVYGTAIVVLVFIPLFALEGMEGKLFVPLAMGYVVSLIASLGVSLTVTPVLASLLMVGKRNWQMVVPVLAFGISGLTVTWILPRLSHWFIEGWQLPGSTLVWTLLLTPVFWIVIQVSEWLLGGEDAEEGRLLEGLKGIAGLAIRFSTRLAVPVLAATAVLVVFAAIALSRLERDFLPPFNEGAVQVNALLAPGTSLATSNEIGVAIQEELMKIDSVKSVARRTGRAELDEHAEGVNVTEMFLEIADGANREQTIETVRETMEEFPGVVSSTEQPLAHLISHMISGVKAQIGIKLYGDDVDVLRNKAEEMKRRIADVPGLADVMIEQQTNIPQLRIDVDQVALTQNGLRPANVMELVETAMNGQVVSQIVMGQRTFDLMLRMDEPYRENIDKLMRLPVPLPNGGTLPLDELADVYRSDGPNMIKREKVRRRIVLQANVSDRGVVDVVNDIQSRLEDLELQPGYYLEYGGQFESQQSATRRLMILSGVALMGMFLVLYKLFGNVNFAMQVLVALPTAFVGAVAALVLTDQNLTVAAMVGFISLCGIASRNGILLLNHYLHLVRHEGESWTHQMVVRAGQERMAPVLMTALTSGIGLLPLALAAGEPGKEILYPIATVIVGGLFSSTLAEFFVRPALFWAIGRTAGQQMVAETAGDFGESVEK, from the coding sequence ATGTTAGACCGAATCATTCAATTCTCGCTGAGGAATCGCCTGCTGATACTGGTGGCCGCCGCGATCATGCTCGGCGTGGGGACCTGGCAAACCAGTCAGCTTCCGATTGATGTTTTTCCGAACTTGAACCGGCCACGGGTGGTCGTCATCACCGAAGCCCACGGGATGGCGCCGGAAGAGGTCGAAACGCTGATCACCTTTCCGTTGGAAACGGCGTTCAACGGGGCCAGTGGAGTCGAGGCGGTTCGCAGTAGCAGTGGAATCGGTTTGTCGGTCATTTATATCGAGTTCGGATGGAACACGGACATCTACAACGACCGGCAAATAGTCAATGAACGACTGCAACTCGCGTCAGAGCAATTGCCCGATGGTGTGAAGCCTACGCTGGCACCGATTTCGTCAATCATGGGCCAAATCCTGATGTACGGGATGTGGAGTGAAGGAGGCGAAACCGAGCCGATGGAGGTGCGGACGATGGCCGATTGGGTTGTACGTCAGCGACTACTGACGGTGCCCGGTGTGTCACAAGTTTTCACGATGGGCGGTGGGCGGAAGCAGTTTCAGGTTTTGATTGATCCGGACAAGCTGATTCAGTTTGGGCTCACGATCGAAGACGTTCACACGGCGGTGAACGAATCCAACATGAACGCGACGGGTGGCTACTTGGACGACCAAGGTGCCAATGAGTTGTTGGTTCGAGGACTTGGGCGCATCACTAGTCTGGACGAGCTCAAGCAGATCGCAATCACGATGCGAGCGGGCCGTCCGGTGACCTTGGCCGACGTCGCACGAGTGGTGGAGGGGGCGCAAGTCAAACGTGGTGACTCGTCGGCGTTCTTGCGAGACGAGGCAGGCAATGTCGAGGGCGGTCCCGCGGTGGTGCTGACGATCAACAAGCAACCCGGTAGTGACACGCGAAAGGTGGATCAGGCCATCGCGGAGGCACTTGAAGAACTCAGGGTTTCTCTTCCTGGCGACATTCGGATCGCTAACGTCTATTCCCAACGTTCATTCATCGATCGGGCGATTGAGAACGTGGTCGAGGCTCTGGCCGACGGCGGTGTGTTGGTTTTGGTGATACTGTTTTTGTTCCTGTTGAATTTCCGAACCACGTTCATAACGCTCACCGCAATTCCGCTGTCGATCATTTCGACCGCCTGTGTCTTTGCAATCTTTGGATTGTCGATCAACACGATGACGCTGGGTGGATTGGCGGTAGCGATTGGCGAATTGGTCGACGACGCGATCGTGGACGTTGAAAACATCTTTCGTCGGCTAAAAGAAAACCGGCATTTGGACAATCCTCGACCGGTGTTGCGGGTGGTTTACGACGCCAGTGTCGAAGTCCGCAGCAGCGTGGTCTATGGCACCGCGATTGTGGTGTTGGTGTTCATTCCCTTGTTTGCGTTGGAGGGAATGGAAGGAAAGCTATTTGTTCCTTTGGCGATGGGTTATGTCGTTTCTCTGATCGCATCGTTGGGGGTTTCGCTGACCGTGACCCCGGTTTTGGCATCTTTGCTGATGGTCGGAAAGCGAAATTGGCAAATGGTCGTTCCCGTATTGGCATTCGGGATCTCTGGATTGACCGTCACATGGATCTTGCCTCGGTTGTCACATTGGTTCATCGAAGGATGGCAGTTACCGGGGAGCACGCTCGTTTGGACGCTGTTGTTAACACCCGTGTTTTGGATCGTGATTCAGGTCTCGGAATGGTTGCTCGGTGGTGAAGACGCCGAAGAAGGTCGATTGCTCGAAGGATTGAAGGGGATCGCTGGATTGGCGATTCGGTTCAGCACGCGATTGGCGGTTCCTGTTCTTGCAGCAACTGCAGTGTTGGTTGTCTTCGCCGCGATCGCGCTTTCGCGGTTGGAGCGTGACTTCTTGCCTCCGTTCAACGAGGGCGCGGTCCAGGTCAACGCTTTGTTGGCCCCGGGAACGTCGCTGGCGACGAGCAATGAGATTGGTGTGGCGATTCAAGAGGAGCTGATGAAGATCGACTCGGTGAAGTCGGTGGCTCGACGGACCGGTCGAGCTGAACTGGATGAGCATGCCGAAGGGGTCAATGTCACCGAGATGTTCTTAGAAATTGCCGACGGAGCCAATCGCGAACAGACGATCGAAACGGTTCGCGAGACGATGGAAGAGTTTCCCGGCGTGGTGTCGAGTACCGAGCAACCACTCGCCCACCTGATCAGCCACATGATTTCGGGAGTGAAGGCGCAGATTGGTATCAAGCTATACGGCGATGACGTGGACGTGTTGCGAAACAAAGCCGAGGAGATGAAGCGACGCATCGCCGATGTACCGGGCTTGGCCGATGTGATGATCGAGCAACAAACAAACATCCCCCAACTACGAATCGATGTGGATCAGGTTGCACTGACTCAAAACGGATTGCGTCCCGCGAATGTGATGGAGTTGGTCGAGACTGCAATGAATGGGCAGGTGGTCAGCCAGATCGTGATGGGCCAACGAACGTTTGATCTGATGCTCCGAATGGATGAACCGTATCGCGAAAACATCGACAAGTTGATGCGATTGCCGGTTCCATTGCCAAACGGCGGAACTCTACCGCTTGATGAATTGGCCGATGTTTATCGAAGCGACGGGCCCAACATGATCAAGCGAGAGAAAGTGCGTCGCCGAATCGTGTTGCAGGCCAATGTGTCCGATCGTGGTGTGGTGGATGTGGTCAACGACATCCAATCAAGGCTAGAGGATCTGGAGCTTCAACCGGGATATTACTTGGAATATGGCGGCCAGTTTGAGAGCCAGCAATCAGCGACTCGTCGGTTGATGATCTTGTCGGGTGTCGCATTGATGGGGATGTTCCTGGTTCTCTACAAGCTGTTTGGCAACGTTAATTTTGCCATGCAAGTCTTGGTCGCATTGCCAACGGCGTTCGTCGGTGCCGTCGCGGCTTTGGTGCTCACTGATCAGAACCTAACGGTCGCCGCGATGGTGGGATTCATCTCACTATGTGGGATTGCCAGTCGAAACGGGATCTTGTTGCTCAACCACTATCTGCACTTGGTTCGTCACGAAGGGGAATCATGGACGCACCAGATGGTTGTGCGAGCGGGACAGGAACGCATGGCACCCGTGTTGATGACGGCGCTGACGTCTGGCATCGGATTGCTGCCGTTGGCGTTGGCGGCGGGAGAACCCGGCAAAGAGATTCTGTATCCGATCGCGACCGTGATTGTTGGAGGATTGTTCAGCAGCACGCTGGCGGAATTCTTTGTTCGTCCGGCTCTGTTTTGGGCGATTGGCCGAACTGCCGGGCAACAGATGGTTGCCGAAACCGCCGGAGATTTCGGTGAGTCTGTCGAGAAGTGA
- a CDS encoding efflux RND transporter periplasmic adaptor subunit, giving the protein MTSSNQWLASLRTSILSLLAVVIAVAAGLYFFTDFASRSAAVSEANVESDDHAGHDHPDDRHEGHDHEGHDETNSLELSEQARANLRLRTEPIIVGPYTKYVEIPGMVTEWPGKTHISITSPLTGVINAIHVSRGELIQSGAPMFRLRLTHQDLVETQENFLLQLGQLDVENREIQRLSAIANSGAVSGKTRLAREYERERLLAGIRAAKQSMLLHGLTEQQIESIERDRTLIRELVVRAPWVEEDNSLHHEALSRATDRMAGNPDARIASMQPPPLDDHGHTHIDAEFVVSELDVRRGESVTAGQQISQISDFAQLLIEGQAYQRDAKLLRQAADTHAEVQAIMNGADGETELLDGLNVVYIGNKVEAESRSLAFYVGLENEIERDETRNQKRYVSWRFKPGQRLTLRLPVSRMENAIVVPKDAVAEEGLNRFVFIENGDHFDRVPVEVMARDSINVAIRNDGQVWPGQRIAVRGAHQLQMEMKNRGGGAIDPHAGHNH; this is encoded by the coding sequence ATGACTTCATCCAATCAGTGGCTCGCGTCGTTGCGCACTTCGATTCTTTCGTTGTTGGCCGTCGTGATCGCCGTCGCAGCTGGTCTCTATTTCTTCACCGATTTTGCAAGTCGTTCGGCTGCCGTATCGGAGGCAAACGTCGAATCGGATGATCACGCTGGTCACGACCATCCGGACGACAGGCATGAAGGGCACGATCACGAGGGGCATGATGAAACGAATTCGCTTGAGCTGAGTGAGCAAGCGCGAGCCAATTTGCGGCTTCGTACTGAGCCAATCATCGTTGGTCCCTACACCAAGTATGTCGAAATTCCCGGAATGGTGACCGAGTGGCCGGGGAAGACGCATATTTCCATCACGTCTCCGTTGACCGGGGTGATCAACGCAATTCATGTCTCACGAGGTGAGCTGATTCAAAGCGGCGCACCGATGTTTCGGCTGAGGTTGACCCATCAAGATTTGGTTGAGACGCAAGAGAACTTTCTGTTGCAGCTGGGGCAATTGGATGTGGAAAATCGCGAAATCCAACGGTTGTCGGCGATCGCCAATTCGGGTGCGGTGTCCGGGAAAACTCGGTTGGCTCGCGAGTACGAACGAGAGAGATTGCTGGCGGGGATCCGTGCGGCGAAGCAGTCAATGTTGTTGCATGGTTTGACTGAACAGCAAATCGAATCGATCGAGCGTGATCGAACGTTGATTCGCGAACTGGTCGTTCGGGCACCGTGGGTGGAAGAGGACAACTCGCTACACCACGAGGCACTTAGTCGGGCGACGGACCGAATGGCCGGCAATCCTGACGCTCGAATCGCGTCGATGCAGCCACCTCCATTGGACGACCACGGGCACACGCACATCGACGCTGAGTTTGTGGTTTCAGAGTTGGATGTGCGTCGTGGTGAATCGGTTACGGCGGGCCAGCAGATTTCGCAGATATCTGACTTCGCTCAGTTGCTGATCGAGGGACAAGCGTACCAGCGAGATGCAAAGTTGCTTCGTCAGGCGGCCGACACGCACGCGGAAGTACAGGCGATCATGAACGGTGCGGATGGTGAAACCGAACTGTTGGACGGACTGAATGTGGTTTACATCGGTAACAAGGTGGAAGCCGAGTCTCGCTCACTTGCGTTTTATGTGGGGCTCGAAAATGAAATCGAACGGGATGAAACAAGGAACCAAAAGCGATACGTCAGTTGGCGTTTTAAACCGGGGCAACGTTTGACACTTCGCTTGCCGGTCTCGCGAATGGAAAATGCGATCGTGGTTCCGAAGGATGCGGTGGCGGAGGAAGGGTTGAATCGTTTCGTCTTCATCGAAAACGGTGATCACTTCGATCGAGTTCCGGTGGAAGTGATGGCCCGCGACAGTATTAACGTCGCGATCAGGAACGATGGTCAAGTTTGGCCGGGCCAGAGAATCGCGGTTCGCGGTGCTCATCAGTTGCAAATGGAAATGAAGAATCGTGGTGGCGGGGCGATCGATCCGCACGCAGGACACAACCACTGA
- a CDS encoding ankyrin repeat domain-containing protein yields the protein MLFPKKFLKTLIPVVLPVAFAAAALQPTLAISAPISAKANASTIGSEQAVPSPSLHERLCDVNPNWVSILGSETFDLDGESEVGEVQLLQKHFELMIERLENAKVDDLNASQTKQRRANIQRLREYAVDGVFPQNIFVAGRRPVFIDPWGTHCAVGHLIATSGYPGLARRINEEHRLDELGAITTDGLREWQLASGLRIEELALIQPHYQFRMNSQTIKYPSEIEALILGDSSTVLEALEKGELKVDSRCGGKTLLHIAAAAGDLKLVKRLVEMGADLNAVSTLGCDEDETGKGGKHSRFEVRLDGSTQVTKGDRYAGKGRVYQTVRGAFVADVLQDFYGGLAGKNALEFATAEPRPSKYGAPMYAYYGKRMPFGGVGNGSNPLEEVKTKRTEVAKWLREQGLK from the coding sequence ATGCTTTTCCCGAAAAAATTCCTCAAAACACTCATCCCGGTTGTGCTCCCAGTGGCTTTTGCGGCGGCGGCATTGCAACCGACCCTGGCTATTTCAGCCCCCATTTCGGCGAAAGCGAATGCATCGACGATTGGATCTGAACAAGCGGTGCCGTCCCCGTCGTTGCACGAACGGCTTTGTGATGTGAATCCAAACTGGGTTTCGATCTTGGGTTCGGAGACGTTTGATCTTGATGGCGAATCCGAGGTTGGCGAAGTCCAGTTGCTTCAAAAACACTTCGAGTTGATGATCGAGCGACTTGAAAATGCGAAGGTCGATGACTTGAACGCGTCGCAAACAAAGCAACGTCGGGCGAATATCCAGCGGCTACGCGAATACGCGGTGGATGGTGTGTTCCCGCAAAACATTTTCGTGGCCGGACGCCGCCCGGTGTTCATCGACCCATGGGGAACTCACTGTGCGGTGGGGCATTTGATCGCGACGTCAGGCTACCCCGGATTGGCTCGTCGTATCAACGAGGAGCATCGATTGGATGAGCTTGGTGCGATCACAACTGATGGACTGCGGGAGTGGCAATTGGCGTCGGGGCTTCGCATCGAAGAACTCGCGTTGATTCAACCGCACTATCAGTTTCGAATGAACAGTCAAACCATCAAGTATCCGTCCGAGATTGAAGCATTGATTTTGGGTGATTCGTCCACCGTTTTGGAGGCGTTGGAAAAGGGTGAACTGAAGGTTGACAGCCGCTGTGGAGGCAAGACGCTTTTGCACATCGCCGCCGCGGCGGGTGACTTGAAGCTGGTGAAGCGTTTGGTGGAGATGGGAGCTGATCTGAATGCGGTCTCGACTTTGGGTTGCGACGAAGATGAGACTGGCAAAGGTGGAAAGCATTCACGGTTCGAAGTGCGGTTGGATGGATCCACACAAGTGACAAAAGGAGATCGCTATGCCGGGAAAGGTCGCGTCTACCAAACCGTCCGTGGTGCATTTGTTGCGGACGTGTTGCAGGACTTCTACGGCGGCTTGGCTGGCAAGAACGCACTGGAGTTTGCAACTGCCGAGCCTCGGCCGTCCAAGTATGGTGCTCCGATGTACGCGTACTATGGCAAGCGGATGCCGTTTGGTGGCGTCGGTAATGGAAGCAACCCGCTGGAGGAAGTGAAGACCAAACGAACCGAAGTTGCAAAGTGGCTACGTGAACAAGGCCTGAAATAG
- a CDS encoding TolC family protein yields the protein MSSIPRAGIEQVGFDEFSLTRETKREAVAVKTPEELNPISDNDLTLIVEPQTLRDAMALEASANELESSQSLMQNEFSGPLSAASTPADSVQQTGLTLSSVEAMALGSHPAIAEARARVAFSTGQAVQAGLPFNPVLQYQSDEIGNESSSGMHSVQLSQQFVTANKLEIAQQVQAHEAERRRSQLRMAELRVLTNVRSAFAAAIVAQRRAQIANQIVDLAEKSLNSVQDLLDAQEVSRVVWLQATVEAEQARITAENAATQLRANRGVLAAAAGLQTLPPDALVGDIGEGLVKTPWETLLAEITATSPEITAAGSALERARWSLRLACAQVTPNITGQIGVGVDASTDDTFASVGVSVPLPLWNRNQGNIRSARASIAEASAAIDRTRLSLEGRLASAAGRYQVALERYRRLNENVLPTSEETYQLSQRAFEAGETDYIQLLTIQRTLFNTRLSVLEAAAEARQAAAEIEGLLVTLDG from the coding sequence GTGAGCTCAATTCCGCGGGCCGGAATCGAACAAGTCGGATTCGATGAGTTTTCGCTGACGCGTGAAACAAAGCGAGAAGCGGTCGCCGTGAAAACGCCCGAGGAGCTCAATCCGATAAGCGACAATGACCTTACGTTGATTGTTGAGCCACAAACACTGCGTGATGCAATGGCATTGGAAGCTTCGGCAAACGAGCTCGAGTCATCGCAATCGTTGATGCAGAACGAATTTTCCGGACCGTTGTCAGCAGCGTCAACGCCGGCCGATTCAGTTCAACAAACTGGATTGACGTTGTCGTCGGTGGAGGCAATGGCGTTGGGATCGCACCCGGCGATCGCTGAAGCACGAGCGCGAGTTGCATTTTCGACCGGACAGGCCGTCCAAGCTGGTTTGCCATTCAACCCGGTTCTTCAGTATCAATCGGATGAGATTGGCAATGAATCGTCCTCGGGAATGCACTCGGTCCAGTTGTCGCAGCAATTTGTGACCGCGAACAAACTGGAGATCGCTCAACAGGTCCAAGCACACGAAGCCGAGCGACGACGTTCACAGTTGCGAATGGCGGAGTTGCGAGTGCTGACGAACGTCCGGTCGGCATTTGCTGCGGCGATCGTGGCTCAACGACGGGCGCAGATTGCCAACCAAATTGTTGATTTGGCGGAGAAATCGTTGAACAGTGTCCAGGACTTGCTGGACGCTCAAGAAGTTTCACGCGTGGTTTGGTTGCAGGCTACCGTCGAAGCCGAGCAAGCTCGTATCACCGCAGAGAATGCGGCAACCCAATTGCGAGCCAATCGTGGTGTGCTCGCCGCTGCGGCGGGTTTGCAGACTTTGCCGCCGGATGCTTTGGTGGGTGACATCGGCGAAGGTTTGGTCAAAACACCTTGGGAGACGTTGCTCGCCGAAATCACCGCGACCAGTCCAGAGATCACGGCTGCCGGATCGGCGTTGGAACGCGCACGTTGGTCACTGCGTTTGGCTTGTGCCCAAGTCACCCCAAATATCACCGGCCAGATTGGTGTCGGAGTTGACGCATCGACCGATGATACGTTCGCCAGCGTCGGCGTGAGCGTGCCTTTGCCTTTGTGGAATCGCAACCAGGGCAACATTCGAAGTGCTCGCGCCAGCATCGCTGAAGCGTCGGCAGCGATTGACCGAACGAGGCTGAGTTTAGAAGGACGGTTGGCCAGTGCAGCCGGTCGCTATCAAGTTGCGCTCGAGCGTTATCGCCGTCTGAATGAGAATGTTTTGCCGACCTCGGAAGAAACCTATCAGCTTTCGCAGCGAGCATTTGAGGCCGGTGAAACGGATTATATCCAGCTCCTTACCATTCAGCGAACGTTGTTCAACACGCGTTTGAGCGTCTTGGAAGCTGCCGCGGAAGCTCGCCAGGCCGCCGCGGAGATTGAAGGGTTGTTAGTGACCTTGGACGGTTGA